GTGCACTTATGAAATACTCTTAAGAAAGAAGGAGTAGCGGGTGGACTTCTCTGAAAAGAAGGTATGGAGGGTCAAAGGAGGGAGTTCTAAAATTAACTGTCTATGTTAACTTCTATACTCTGCTTGCTTGCAAAAGATGTCATTTTTGCCTATATAACCAGCTGTGTAACAAGGGTGAGTACTGCTCTCTGAATGACACTTTGCTGGAGAGACAGTCCCCAGCCAGGCCCAGCTGGGAAATAAAGAGTCTCATAATGAGACTTTGGTCTCAGTTGTCTTCCTTGCCTGGACCCCATGACACTACtttctggtttctgtttattaaacattttgtcctgctttgtatcttactgcctttcagccactgagttgcagatgctacaatggtttcatcctgacatccctggacaaaagacctcaccaatgtgccccaggacgtcacctctccagagccttaccccaaaaaggaaagatagaaactagcCTGAGCTATGGATCAATCTGCTGACACCCATGTCCAACTGAGaagcaaattacagaagccagaactcctacctgcacccaaaaaaataattttggtccatactcccagaagggaagaaatgttaggggaagatgaccagagggctctgaactcccaattccatcaggacccggagagagaagaggaaaagaggaaggatattcagaagtagtaacagttgtaggtgtgacttagtgaAGAATATaaggggaatcaggcagtagcacagcgggttaagcgcaagtggcacaaagctcaaggaccagcgttaaggatcccagttcgaggccctggctccccacctgcaagggagtcgcttcacagacggtgaaacaggtccacaggtgtctgtctttctctccccctctctgttttcccctcctctctccatttctctctgtcctgtacaacatagacgacatcaacaacaataataactccaacaataaaacaacaagggcaacaaaagggaataaataaatagtgaaaaaaaaaaaaagaaaagaagataagacaggaccataggaaaaaataggcaaatatatataaatatagatagcttatagaaataatagtcaacccatatctgtgaccttgagagagaactactgcagtttccaatggagggaatgaggacatcgaactctggtggtaggaatggtgtgtaattatacccctattatctcataattttgtaaaacaatattaaataactaataaaaagtaaattaaaaagtaagcTAGGGGATAGGAGCtatctcacctggtagagtgtacacattgccatgcatgaaaacttgggttcaagtccccaaaagCACATGGGAATACAACatacagggaagcttcatgagcaataaagtGGTATGGTGGTGGCTCTCCTGTCTGCTCTATTTCtcatttcctctttatctccttttcttttctttttatttatttatttattcccttttgttgctcttgttgttttattgttgtagttgttattgttgctgttattgatgtcatcgttgttggataggacagagagaaatggagagaggaggggaagacagagagagggagagaaagatagacatctgcagacctgcttcaccgcctgtgaaacgattcccctgcaggtgaggagtagggggcttgaacccagatccctacgccagtcctcatgctttgcaccacatgtgcttaacctactgagctactgcccaacgccCTCTGTCTCCTTTACTATTTACAATTGAAGGGGTGAAATTAGAGACTTCCAAGATCAGTGAAATTGCATAGGCGTGAACCCCagtgacaagaaaaataaaagtcaaaaatGCTTTTTatcgggagccaggcggtagtgcagcgggttaagcgcaggtggcgctaagcgcaaggactggcatgaggatcccggtttgagcccccgctccccacctgcaggggagtcgcttcacaggcggtgaagcagatctgcaggtgtctgtctttctctcctcctctctgtcttcccctcctctctccatttctctctgtcctatccaacaacgacgacatcaactacaacaacaataaaaagacaacaagggcaacaaaagggaagataaataaataacaattaccaaaaaaaaaaaatgctttttatcAAGCCTCCAAATTGGAAATAAGAAAGTCATGAAGACATTTCATGTTAGCTAATCACATTGCAGTGGTTGGGGAAGTACATAATAATTAAGGGAAAAACAAAGCCTGCTTTAGCTGTCATCCTGAATTCCTGCTGTATAAAAAGTGAGCAAAGTGATTATAGTAACATTTTCTAATATAGAAACTTATTAAGACTGAGTTAATATCTAGACTAAAAAAGAGCCCTTTTgcctagaaaaatgaaaaaattaaacatgCTACAATATGGCTGAGCCTCTAAGACATTACTGAATGAGATAACTCAGATACAAAATAATCAAAAATTTCACATTTACAGACACCTAATACACAGCAAAGCAGCCAAAATTGTATAGTAGGGAAAAGGCCACTTCAGCAGATGGTGCTGGGAGAAACGGACAGTCacttgtagaaaaatgaaactagaccaccacttaacaccatacgccaaaattaactcaaaatagatCAATAATCTGAAGATCAAACCTGaagctataaaatacatagaacatattggtgaaacacttcAGGATCTGAATATCAAAAATGTATTTGAAGAGACCTCAAGcaccagcaatcaccctggtggcaataaaataataaataaataatgtatttggAGAACCAACCCCATGGGTAAGTGAAACTAcaacaagattaaataaatggcactacatcaaattaaaaagcttctgcacatcaaaagaaaaccccAAAGGATAAACATGCAGCCAGCAACTAGAAGGTATTTATACGTCATGCATCTGACAAgtagttgatatcaaacatctagaaATAATTCATAAAGCtcagcaaaaagaaaagggaCAAGCCAATAACAAAAAGTGGACAAAAGATATGAGTAGACagatttctaaagaagagatgcacatgacccacagacatatgaggaAATGTTTCACTTCACTTGTCATTCGTGAAATGCACATTagaaccacattgagattccacctcacaccagtGAGAAGCCGCCCCAccccatcaacaaaacaggaaatgttaAGTGCTGACAAGAATGTAGAGAAAGAAGAGCTCTGTTACACTGCTGATAGTGATGCAAAATAGTGCCGCCATTATAGAAAGCAGTATGGAAAgtactaaaacaaataaaaatagaaatacctcATGATACAGCAGTACAACTCTTAGGCATTTACTAATTCACTAATTCAAAGGGGTATATGCACCCTCATGGTCATAGCTGCATTAgtcacaataataaaaatatacaagaacCTAAATGACCATCAATAGGTAACTtggtaaagaagttataggatgaattatgcagctatgaacataggtgtacacatatctttttagatggatgtgATTGaatccttaggctatatccctaggagaggtattactgggtcataaggaaagtCCATTCCTAGccttgagggttctccagactgctcttcataggagtgcaccaatttacattcccaccagcagtgaagaagggttcctttgtccccacaacctctccagcatttgttgctgctgtcatttttgatgtatgacattctcacaggtggtgaggtggtatctcattgttgttttgcatttctctgacaatcagtgaactggagcaatttttcatgtttgttggccttttggatctcttatgtagtgaatattctgttcacatcctctgcccatttttggatggggtcatttgcttttttgttgctgagtttggtgagctctttatatattttggctattagcctcctgtttaatgtatggcatgtaaagatcttcttccaatctacgagggttctctttgtttggatgatggggtttgttttttgtttgtttgtttgttttgctgtgaggaagcttttcaatttgatatagacccattgatttgtttttgatttagtcttccttgcaattgggtttgtgtcatcaaatatgtccttgaggtttaggtgggaaagtggtctgccaatatttttctctaagtatttgatagtttctggcctaatgtccaGGTGCTTGATctgtttggagttgacttttattgCTAGTGAGATAAAATgactcagtttaattcttctgcacctttcaacctaattttcccagcaccatttattgaagagaccctctttcttccatttaatagtttgggaccccttatcaaagattaaattccATAGGAGTGGGGTTTATTTCTagcctccaattctgttccattggtctgtatacctatttttgttccagtaccagactgctttcattatgatggccttataatatagtttgagatctggtagtatgatgcctccatttctgtttcttttcctcaggattgttttggtgattctaggtgttgtCTGGCTTCATATAAAttactgtaatttttgttctattcccttaaagagaatttggtgggactttgatgggtatcgcattaaatttgtatgtggttcTCAGtagagtattcattttgatgatattaattcttccaatctataatcatgggatatctttccattttgtgAGTcatcttctatttccttgaatagcgactcatagttttcagtatacaagtctttcacttctttggtcaggtttattccaagATACTTTATTGATTTTGATGCTACAGTgaggggaatgatttctggatatattcttcttcagacttagtgtttgttTAAAGTAATgccacttattttttatattaatgttgtagcctgacaccttgctatattgcctaatgatttccagaagctttctgctggattctttaggtttatcTATATATACTACCATCTCATCTGCAAATAGTCAGAGTTTGACTTCTCCCCTTCAATCTGTATTctaaattcctttctcttgcctgattgctatggtgagaacttctgatactatgttgaagagtaatggagaTAGTAGACAGAGTTTCAGTATAAGAGATGGGAGATCCAGTTATGGAGATAGATGGTGGTAGGGTATGACGGTTATACTTAGTACAACTAAACTATACATTTAACAATAATTAAAATGCTAAATTTTACATTATGTGTATTTTTACCAAAAGAAAAGTCTCATTTTAAATTAGATGGGTTTATAGGTATGGCTGTGTATTACCCATTGGTCAATAAAGAAGTACCTTTACGTGAAGACCTGGACTCTTCATTTGACTCAATATTCTATCCCAACATCTTGTGAGAAACTACATGCTTTCTCTATGTGTTTGCCTGTCTCCATAAACATCTATAGAATAGCAAATGACAAATTATCTGAGACTCTAAGGAAAACACTGATATAAGTAGCCTTGATTCCTTGGTCCCTACTGAGAGATCTATTCTTCTAACAGATACAGTGTTTAATGATCTCCCAAGGGTTGAAGGATACCTCACTTGGGGGTGAAGTCATATACATGATAATCAGGTACTTCCAAGCCTCTAGCTTACCTTTTAACGTCATTGGGACCAGAGGAGGACAGATGATAGATACTTGGGTATGGAAGAAGGGCTCATAACTCCAGTGCATAGTACTATACTGAAGATCCATCTttcaggaggaagaagaaagtggCCACACCAGGAGCTGATAACCTCATCTCTAggctgagatatatatatatatcatgtcttGACACCTCTCAGCATAAAATGGGGCTTTTCCTGTTTCATGGATGATGTGAACATTTCTTCAGTGCCTCACCCCTCCATTTGACCCTTAGAGATCAAGGTTGATAAAATTGAGTAGAAGTCGTTTGGATCCTCCAAAGGCCAACCTGGAGGTCAGTGAGCCTGTCTTCTGccattatccaacttttgtagtcctctctttatctaatGGCCTTAGACATCTCCCCACTGTTTAAttactgagtgtcatttgttcatCCCAACCAGAGGATCTGTCTTTTCGGGGGCCTTTCTGTTAGATTGCTAAGCTAATTTGGCCTAAGTCtaattgattagagaatttatgatgccttctttaggcacttcaactaggattccaggtttactAGGTATAAGTCTAATCACCAAGGACTGTTGAATactattactttgagttatataatcgcccccttgtttatggatacatgtacacctatacccagtaccctaaacgcTACCCCATaactagtatctgtaactttgttagatgatgtaCCATCTAAAGTGGAtgcaggtagtcccatgtgttaggaaagatctcaccaggtttaAAGAGTTGCAAGGTTGCTATCACAGGTTCCGTATCTCTGGTTGCACACCACTGTAAGAATTAAGTAGTGGTATAATGTGagatggcagcaccagtagcaatcTGGTTGAAGTCATCCTAGGTGGTGTGTGGCGGTTAGgacagaagaaatatcaagaagtatgggcatagtcctagaggttccatgaCTAGAAGAAATGagtatcttaaagagaatgcaaaggATTTCtcgtagtcttagaaagagcttagaatgaataattgggagtcaggaagtagcagtaggttaagcgcacgtggcgcaaagcgcaaagaccaggcgtaaggatcccggttggagcccccggctccccacctgcaggggagtcacttcacaggtcgtgaagcaggtctgcaggtgtttttctttctctcccctctctccatttctctgtgtcctatccaacaatgactacaacaataactaaagcaacaaaaaggaataaataaatatttttaaaataatattaataattttattaaagcCAGGTGAGCTGAgggggttttattatttttaaatatttattattatttatttatgtattcccttttgttgcccttgttgttttattgttgtacttattgttgttgtcgtttttgttggataggagagagagaaatggagagaggaggggaagaaagagaggaggagagaaagacacctacaaacctacttcaccacttgtgaagtgactcccctgcaggtggggagccggtgactccaaccgggatccatacaccagtccttgggctttgcgcgacttgggggggggttgtttttcATGTTAACCCAATGGTTAGCATCTATAGTAATATAGTAGGCCTCactttgctttgtgccatttaGGGATATCTGAACATATTCATATTTTAGATATTGACATGGCCAtatggtcttgatctgtctggtcTAAAGTTGTACTTAACTTAGATGTTAAAAAAGCtgtatgtgcacttatccagatttttggtggtgggaatggtgtgaaattaccATTCTGTTgattctcataaatcactattaatgtgaCATGTCAGAGGGGAAACAGATGTAATACTTCAGGTCCCTGTCTATCCTATAGTTTTAAATACAAACATttgctttagcctaagtattCAATACCTCatatttgtaagatgatcaaactctgacactGGGCATAAACTGTTCAAGGGgctctaaaagttttttttttcactttatattgaagtaaaaatttgtttaaaacaTTACATAGGTTTCAGGTGTACAGCATTCCAATTTTACAACTGTTTATACTCCACTACAATTGTCACCAAAAGTCTAGTTTCCATGCATCACCATGTATGTGGTCACAGTTGAGTAATTCATctaccttctcttcttttcccataTAATGAATGCCATTTTGTCCTGATAATATTAGAGTCTGTGTTTGGTTTGTTCACTTCTTTTATCTTTCACATATAAGTGAACTCATATAacatttctatttccccctctgacTTACTGTACTTAGCTTAATTTCCTCTATGTCAATCCATGTTGTCAAAAGTGgcaaaaaaatcatctttttcaTAGCTAAGTGttacatttttttcactttatccATTTATTCATTAGTGGGTTCTTAAGATGTTCccctatcgggagtcgggctgtagcgcagcgggttaagcgcaggtggcgcaaagcacaaggaccggcataaggatcccggttcgaaccccggttccccacctgcaggggagtcgcttcacaggcggtgaagcaggtctgcaggtgtctatctttctctcctccactctgtcttcccctcctctctccatttctctctgtcctatccaacaacaacaataaaacaacaagggcaacaaaagggaataaataaaataaataaaaattaaaaattaagatgtTCCCCTATCTTGTTTATTATAAATAGTCCTGCAATGAATGTAGTGGTACATATGCCTCTTTGAATTCATATTCAAGTAAATATACAGACCTAGAATGCATGAATCATACAGTATTTCAATTCTTAATTTGCTGATGGATTTCCATAGTGTTTTCCATAATGACTACATCAGTTTACATAATCACCAACAGTATACAAGAATTCTTTTTTCTCTACATCTTTGTTAGTAGTTGTTTCTCAGTTTACAACATAAATAGTTCTCAAAGTCTAAAGTATCTTATTGTGGCCAAAATTTACATTTCCCTACCAACAGGAGATGAATATTTTTCATGATAAGATTTGTATGGGATCTGTATATTTCTTGAGATAATAACAATTTTAtcaatattaattcttccaacttatAAGTATAGAGtatttcttattgtttttattttctgttcttttaaaatCATCATAATATCTTGCATATAAATTTTTCACCTACTTTGTTAAATTCATTCCTGGGTATTTTATTATCTTGGTGCTAATGTAAATggaagtattttctttatttctctctctgctatttcattatttgcatatagaaaTGTAGTTACTAATTTTGTATCCTAAAACATTTTATTGAATGGCTAGAATCTTCACCTTTTTCTTGCTATGACAGCCACCTATGACTCAATTTTGCTCTATTCTACTGTCAAGACATTTACTTCTTACTTCCTTACTGCCACACATAGGCATGAAAGAAAGAGTTTAGCCAACAAATGACTGCCCACTTATAGATATAAATGGCCTAACTTCCTAACATAAAGCTCCAGAAAATTATTCATAAAATATCTTCACCTCATCAGGGATCATAAACTTTCCAAACTCTAGACACTCTGTTTCTCAAACATAGAAACCCACTCCACAAGTTTTCCCCAAAGAAATTAAAGCTAGGAACACTATCTTTAAGATAGGGTTATGTTTTTCTCACAGAAAAGTTCAGATATTCTGATACCTATTTTtaggaaaggggagaaggagattctTCTCAAAGCACAATAGTCTGATGAGGTAAAATTGATTACTTCTTTCTTTAAGgcagaataaaatgaaaagttcAAGAGATAATTTCATACTCATTATAAATCAGTGACTAAGGCAGAATGAAAAGCAGGGCTGTGTGAGACCAAAACCGATCCATACTTCTGTCAGCCAGCCACGCATAGGAAGTATAAATAACATCTGGATACTATAAGCCAGGAAAAAACATATAACACCCTTATATTTTATTTGCAGGTCAGCAATGCTGAAGGGAAACCAGAGTCATATCACTGAATTCCTGTTACTGGGACTGACTAGTGACCCAAAACTGCAAGTGTGGCTCTTCATCAGTTTCTTGACCATGTACCTAGTCAATGTGTTTGGCAACTCAGTCATCATTGCAGCCATCCAAGGAGATGCCCGCCTCCATACTCCCATGTACTACTTCCTTTCTAACCTGTCTTTTGTGGATATCTGCTTTACAAATGTTATTGTGCCAAGGATGCTAGCAAATATGATGAGCAAAAACAAAAGGGTTCCGTTTGCCCAGTGCCTCACCCAGATGTATTTCTTTGTGACATGTGCAATCACTGACAGCTTCCTGCTGGCTGCCATGGCCattgaccgctatgtggccatctgtaaCCCACTGCATTATACCACCACCATGAGCCCCAAGCGCTGTCTCCTCCTGGTGATAGCATCCTGGGTGGTGTCCCACCTCcactccctcacacacaccaTTCTCATGGCCCACCTCTCCTTCTGTGGGCCCAACATCATCCACCACTTCTTTTGTGATGTCCAGCCACTGCTAACACTCTCCTGTTCTGACACCTCTGCCAATGAGCTTTTGGCTTTCACAGAGGGCTCCTTTGTGATCATGAGTCCCTTTATCTTCATTATTGTCTCCTATGTCTTTATCACCCGGGCTGTTCTGAGAGTCCCTTCTGGGGGAGGCAGATATAAGGTCTTCTCTACCTGTGGCTCCCACCTCACAGTTGTGGCGCTATACTATGGAACAGCCATCTCAGTCTACATCCGCCCTTCATCCACCTACTCAGTAACAAAGGACCGTGTAGTCACTGTTATTTACACTGTGGTAATCCCCATGCTAAACCCTTTTATCTACAGCCTCAGAAATAAGGACATGAAACAAGCCTTGAGGAAGCTGACTAGGAGAAAAGAATAACAGTTTATTGGGAGgtactttaaaaatatgtacGTATTCTGTGCATCATAAACCTCTATCATTTACCTATATTGGTATGTACTATTGTCTTTTTTGCTTCATTTGAGTTATAATTAATTACTACTATGTCCTACTAATTGGTTCCCAC
The sequence above is drawn from the Erinaceus europaeus chromosome 10, mEriEur2.1, whole genome shotgun sequence genome and encodes:
- the LOC103129065 gene encoding olfactory receptor 1L6-like, whose amino-acid sequence is MLKGNQSHITEFLLLGLTSDPKLQVWLFISFLTMYLVNVFGNSVIIAAIQGDARLHTPMYYFLSNLSFVDICFTNVIVPRMLANMMSKNKRVPFAQCLTQMYFFVTCAITDSFLLAAMAIDRYVAICNPLHYTTTMSPKRCLLLVIASWVVSHLHSLTHTILMAHLSFCGPNIIHHFFCDVQPLLTLSCSDTSANELLAFTEGSFVIMSPFIFIIVSYVFITRAVLRVPSGGGRYKVFSTCGSHLTVVALYYGTAISVYIRPSSTYSVTKDRVVTVIYTVVIPMLNPFIYSLRNKDMKQALRKLTRRKE